In Primulina huaijiensis isolate GDHJ02 chromosome 6, ASM1229523v2, whole genome shotgun sequence, a single window of DNA contains:
- the LOC140979626 gene encoding ABC transporter B family member 11-like isoform X3, whose protein sequence is MATGLVSAMGSGLCLPFMTLLFGELANSFGNNVGTRSVAHEVSKVSLKFVYLAVGSGIAAFSQVSCWMITGERQAVRIRNLYLEAILRQDIGYFDKEANTGEIMDRMTNETILIQNAIGEKVGKFLQLSASFFGGFVIAFTKGWILALVLLSVIPFLVISAALMTVLISKLTSRGQSAYSAAAVVAEQTISSIRTVASFTGEKQAVAKYEKSLCRAYEAGVHEGLAAGLGSGVFMLVLFSSYALAIWFGAKMIIHNGYSGGDVLNIIMAVLMGSLSLGQVSPCLSAFAAGQVAAYKIYRAISRKPEIDPISAEGRVLKDIKGDVELHDVHFSYPSRPNENIFIGFSLRVPNGTTLALVGESGSGKSTVINLVERFYDPQAGEVLIDGINIKEFQLRWIRGKIGLVSQEPVLFALSIKDNILYGKDGASIEEVETAAEHANAAKFIDKLPQGLDTMVGQNGIQLSGGQKQRIALARAILKDPRILLLDEATSALDAESERVVQEALDRVMINRTTLIVAHRLSAVKNADAIAVIQHGKIVEEGSHSELTQDLDGAYSRLIRLQEFNKASPQNSLNDKSGAEITSDSGQHSSQHISFLRSLSRGSSETGNSSRHSFSLSMGVPIPVNELHSSFGDPKNLTSSKHKVEHKIPLCRLARLNKPEIPELLLGSLAAGVNGAILPLFGFLFSSVVTTFYEPAHKLWKESKFWAFMFVLLGLVSLLATPLKTYFFSVAGCKLIKRIRLMCFEKVVHMEISWFDKMENSSSLISSRLSTDATSVRSLVGDSLGLLVQNIATAAVGLIISFTASWQLSLIVLFLLPLIGLNGYLHMKFIAGFSADAKKSYEEATQVAGDAIGSIRTVASFCAEVKILELHKEKCEVPLRLGTKQGLLSGAGLGISLFFLYSVYAVSYYAGARLVDAGKTTFGHVFRVFLGLSMTAVAISQSGALAPDSGKARAGAASIFTFLDQQLKIDSFDNSGTILENVKGDIEFRNVSFKYPSRPDVQIFKDLCLAIHSGKTVALVGESGCGKSTILSLLQRFYDPDAGQITLDGVEVQTLKLKWLRKQMGLVSQEPVLFNDTIRANIAYGKEGNGTETEIFAAAELANAHKFISSLQEGYNTMVGERGIQLSGGQKQRVAIARAMLKGPRILLLDEATSALDAESERVVQDALDRVILNRTTIIVAHRLSTITNADVIAVVNNGVIAEEGKHEDLIHKKDGIYASLVALQAAGA, encoded by the exons ATGGCCACTGGATTAGTCTCAGCTATGGGAAGCGGATTATGCCTGCCGTTCATGACGTTGTTATTTGGCGAATTAGCCAACTCATTCGGAAATAATGTAGGAACTCGAAGCGTCGCTCATGAAGTCTCCAAG GTGTCCCTAAAGTTTGTGTATCTAGCCGTCGGATCTGGTATAGCTGCATTTTCCC AGGTATCATGCTGGATGATCACAGGGGAAAGGCAGGCCGTTCGAATAAGAAATTTGTACCTCGAAGCCATTCTAAGGCAAGATATTGGATATTTTGACAAAGAGGCGAATACTGGAGAAATTATGGATAGGATGACAAATGAAACTATTTTGATTCAAAATGCTATAGGCGAAAAG GTAGGGAAGTTTTTACAGCTTTCAGCGTCGTTCTTTGGAGGGTTTGTGATAGCTTTCACGAAGGGATGGATTCTTGCTCTCGTCTTGCTTTCAGTGATCCCTTTTCTAGTTATCTCTGCTGCTTTAATGACTGTCCTCATATCGAAGTTGACATCACGTGGACAATCCGCATATTCTGCAGCAGCTGTTGTTGCTGAACAAACCATTAGCTCGATAAGAACT GTTGCATCTTTCACAGGGGAAAAGCAAGCTGTCGCTAAGTATGAAAAATCTCTATGTAGAGCTTATGAAGCTGGTGTGCACGAGGGGTTGGCTGCTGGATTAGGTTCTGGTGTATTTATGTTAGTTCTATTCAGCAGTTATGCCTTAGCAATATGGTTCGGTGCGAAGATGATTATACACAACGGATACTCGGGTGGAGATGTACTGAACATAATAATGGCCGTTCTTATGGGATCTCT TTCTTTAGGACAGGTATCACCATGCTTGAGTGCATTTGCCGCTGGTCAAGTTGCTGCTTATAAAATTTATCGTGCAATATCAAGAAAACCAGAAATAGATCCTATCAGTGCAGAAGGAAGGGTATTGAAAGACATCAAGGGGGATGTTGAGCTTCATGACGTGCACTTCAGCTACCCTTCTAGGCCAAACGAGAACATATTTATCGGGTTTTCTCTACGAGTTCCAAATGGGACAACACTAGCTTTGGTTGGAGAAAGCGGAAGCGGAAAATCAACGGTCATAAATCTTGTCGAGAGGTTTTATGATCCACAAGCTGGCGAAGTGCTGATTGATGGCATTAATATCAAAGAATTTCAGCTCAGATGGATTAGAGGAAAAATCGGGCTCGTAAGCCAGGAACCTGTGTTGTTTGCTTTGAGTATTAAAGACAACATTTTATATGGGAAGGATGGTGCATCGATTGAAGAAGTTGAAACTGCTGCAGAACATGCCAATGCTGCTAAATTCATAGATAAGCTGCCTCAG GGGCTAGACACGATGGTTGGGCAGAATGGGATTCAACTATCCGGAGGGCAGAAACAGAGGATAGCTTTAGCCAGGGCAATCTTGAAAGATCCAAGGATTTTACTTCTAGATGAAGCTACAAGTGCACTTGATGCGGAATCGGAGAGAGTAGTGCAGGAAGCACTGGACAGGGTCATGATCAACAGAACAACACTTATTGTGGCGCATCGGTTAAGCGCGGTGAAGAACGCCGATGCCATTGCTGTTATTCAGCATGGAAAGATTGTGGAAGAAG GTTCACATTCAGAATTGACGCAAGATCTTGATGGGGCATACAGTCGACTCATCCGATTGCAAGAATTTAACAAAGCTTCACcacaaaattctttaaatgatAAATCTGGGGCAGAGATTACCTCTGATTCTGGACAACACTCGAGCCAGCATATCTCATTCTTACGATCCTTAAGCAGAGGATCATCAGAAACAGGAAACAGCAGCCGGCATTCATTCTCGTTGTCAATGGGTGTCCCCATTCCGGTCAATGAATTGCATTCATCATTTGGGGACCCGAAAAATCTAACTTCATCAAAACACAAAGTGGAGCATAAAATCCCACTATGCCGGTTGGCTCGTCTTAATAAACCCGAAATTCCAGAGTTACTACTTGGTTCTTTAGCTGCAGGTGTCAATGGTGCCATATTACCACTCTTTGGGTTCCTATTCTCCAGTGTGGTAACAACATTCTATGAGCCGGCTCACAAGCTTTGGAAGGAATCTAAATTTTGGGCTTTCATGTTTGTTCTTCTCGGTTTGGTGTCTCTTCTGGCTACCCCTCTAAAGACGTACTTCTTTTCCGTGGCAGGGTGTAAGTTGATCAAACGAATAAGACTAATGTGCTTTGAAAAAGTCGTTCACATGGAAATAAGTTGGTTCGATAAAATGGAGAACTCGAGCAGTTTAATAAGCTCACGGCTCTCAACAGATGCAACATCTGTTAGGAGtttagtcggggattcacttgGATTACTTGTACAAAATATTGCAACAGCTGCAGTTGGTTTGATCATTAGTTTCACGGCGAGCTGGCAACTGTCTCTCATAGTTTTGTTCCTGCTACCTCTTATTGGGCTCAATGGGTATCTTCATATGAAATTTATTGCAGGATTTAGTGCTGATGCTAAG AAATCGTATGAGGAAGCGACTCAAGTTGCAGGTGATGCTATTGGAAGTATACGGACTGTTGCTTCATTTTGTGCAGAAGTAAAAATACTAGAGCTACACAAGGAAAAATGTGAAGTTCCCTTGAGACTAGGAACCAAACAAGGCCTATTAAGTGGAGCAGGTTTGGGGATATCCTTGTTTTTTCTTTATTCAGTTTATGCTGTAAGTTACTATGCTGGAGCTCGATTAGTTGACGCTGGAAAGACAACGTTTGGTCACGTTTTTCGG GTTTTTCTTGGTCTTAGTATGACAGCCGTGGCAATATCTCAATCAGGGGCCCTCGCACCGGACTCCGGCAAAGCCAGGGCTGGTGCTGCTTCTATATTTACATTTCTCGACCAGCAATTGAAAATAGACTCTTTCGACAACTCTGGGACGATTTTGGAAAATGTGAAGGGTGACATTGAGTTTCGTAATGTTAGTTTTAAGTATCCAAGCAGACCTGATGTTCAGATTTTCAAAGATTTGTGCTTGGCAATTCACTCAGGCAAG acTGTTGCGCTCGTAGGTGAAAGTGGTTGCGGAAAATCGACCATCCTATCTTTGCTGCAACGATTTTATGATCCAGATGCAGGACAAATCACTCTAGATGGCGTCGAAGTTCAAACTCTGAAGTTGAAGTGGTTAAGAAAACAGATGGGGCTAGTAAGCCAAGAGCCTGTTCTATTCAACGACACAATTCGGGCCAACATTGCCTATGGAAAGGAAGGCAACGGCACGGAGACTGAAATTTTTGCTGCTGCGGAGTTGGCTAATGCACATAAATTCATCAGTAGTTTACAAGAG GGATACAACACGATGGTCGGAGAGAGGGGGATTCAATTATCCGGAGGACAGAAACAACGAGTGGCCATTGCACGAGCTATGCTAAAGGGACCACGGATATTGCTACTCGATGAAGCCACGAGTGCCCTTGATGCCGAATCCGAGAGAGTGGTTCAAGATGCTTTAGACCGAGTCatactgaaccgaaccactaTAATCGTGGCTCACAGGCTATCCACTATAACGAATGCTGATGTTATAGCGGTTGTGAACAACGGAGTCATTGCCGAGGAGGGGAAACACGAAGATTTGATCCATAAGAAAGATGGCATTTACGCCTCTTTAGTTGCATTACAGGCTGCTGGTGCTTAA